Proteins from a single region of Synergistaceae bacterium:
- a CDS encoding restriction endonuclease subunit S, producing KDSGVEWIGKIPEEWGYGRIKYNYYLKGRIGWQGLKANEFIDNGPYLITGTDFENGSINWEKCYHISEERYNEAPEIHVKVGDLLITKDGTVGKVAFIDSKPDKVSLNSHLLIMRPINSQYSNKFLFWVIHSNIFDTFFQLSQNGSIMASLSQEKINNFSFPLPPLHEQIKISSYLDDKCSQIDSNINKREQIITKLTEYKKSLIYELVTGKQEL from the coding sequence AAGGACAGCGGAGTCGAATGGATAGGGAAAATTCCGGAGGAGTGGGGCTATGGAAGAATTAAATATAATTATTATCTCAAGGGGCGAATAGGTTGGCAAGGATTGAAGGCAAATGAATTTATAGATAATGGGCCGTATCTTATAACAGGTACAGATTTTGAGAATGGCTCTATTAACTGGGAAAAATGTTATCATATTTCAGAAGAACGCTATAATGAAGCTCCTGAAATTCATGTAAAAGTTGGTGATTTACTAATAACTAAAGACGGCACTGTTGGAAAAGTTGCTTTTATCGATTCTAAGCCCGATAAAGTATCATTAAATAGCCACTTGTTAATAATGCGTCCAATAAATAGTCAATATTCAAATAAATTTTTATTCTGGGTAATTCATAGTAATATATTCGATACATTTTTTCAACTTTCACAGAATGGAAGTATAATGGCTTCTTTATCGCAAGAGAAAATAAATAATTTTTCCTTCCCTCTTCCCCCACTGCACGAACAAATAAAAATTTCCTCCTACCTCGACGACAAATGCTCGCAAATCGACTCTAACATCAATAAACGCGAACAAATTATAACTAAGCTCACAGAGTACAAGAAATCTCTAATTTATGAACTCGTAACAGGAAAGCAGGAATTATAA